The following coding sequences are from one Leptolyngbyaceae cyanobacterium window:
- the accC gene encoding acetyl-CoA carboxylase biotin carboxylase subunit — protein sequence MRFSKILIANRGEIALRILRTCEEMGIATVAVHSTIDRHALHVQLADEAVCIGEPPSSKSYLNIPNIIAAALTRNATAIHPGYGFLAENARFAEICADHQIAFIGPSPEAIRAMGDKSTAKDTMKRVGVPTVPGSDGLITDEKEALIVASEIGYPVMIKATAGGGGRGMRLVKEESDFLKLFQAAQGEAEAAFGNSGVYLEKFIERPRHIEFQIMADSYGNVIHLGERDCSIQRRHQKLLEEAPSPALSPELREKMGAAAVMAAKSINYVGAGTVEFLLDKSGNFYFMEMNTRIQVEHPVTEMITGLDLIAEQIRVAQGEKLCLTQDRVVLRGHSIECRVNAEDPDRNFRPCPGRISGYLPPGGTGVRMDSHVYTDYDIPAYYDSLIGKLVVWAPDRAGAISRMKRALRECAITGLPTTISFHQKILENPAFLKGEVYTNFVEQMMLQNEGGQKKG from the coding sequence ATGCGTTTTTCTAAGATTTTAATTGCTAATCGTGGGGAAATTGCCCTTCGCATTCTCCGCACCTGCGAAGAAATGGGGATAGCTACTGTTGCCGTTCACTCTACCATCGATCGCCACGCTTTGCACGTCCAGCTGGCAGACGAAGCTGTTTGTATCGGCGAACCCCCCAGCAGCAAAAGTTATCTCAATATTCCTAACATCATTGCAGCAGCCCTAACGCGCAATGCCACGGCAATTCACCCAGGTTATGGTTTTTTGGCAGAAAATGCTCGATTTGCCGAAATTTGTGCCGATCACCAGATTGCCTTTATTGGGCCATCACCAGAAGCGATCCGGGCAATGGGAGATAAATCAACTGCCAAAGACACGATGAAGCGGGTGGGCGTTCCCACCGTTCCCGGTAGCGATGGGTTAATCACTGATGAGAAAGAAGCCCTCATTGTAGCTAGCGAAATCGGCTATCCCGTCATGATCAAAGCTACTGCTGGAGGTGGCGGAAGGGGGATGCGCTTGGTAAAAGAAGAATCGGACTTCCTCAAACTATTTCAAGCCGCCCAAGGAGAAGCAGAAGCCGCTTTTGGCAACTCAGGAGTTTATCTAGAAAAATTTATCGAACGCCCCCGCCACATCGAATTTCAAATCATGGCGGATAGTTACGGTAATGTAATCCACTTGGGAGAAAGAGACTGTTCTATCCAGCGTCGCCATCAAAAATTGTTGGAAGAGGCGCCTAGTCCCGCCCTTAGCCCTGAATTGCGGGAAAAAATGGGGGCGGCGGCGGTGATGGCAGCTAAATCAATTAATTACGTGGGTGCAGGTACGGTTGAGTTTCTCTTGGATAAGTCGGGTAACTTCTACTTTATGGAAATGAATACTCGCATCCAAGTAGAACATCCCGTCACCGAAATGATTACGGGTTTAGATTTGATTGCAGAACAAATCAGAGTTGCTCAAGGGGAGAAACTCTGCTTAACTCAAGATCGGGTAGTGCTGCGGGGTCATTCGATCGAATGCCGCGTCAATGCAGAAGACCCCGATCGCAATTTCCGTCCTTGTCCCGGTAGAATAAGCGGCTATCTGCCTCCTGGTGGCACCGGTGTCCGCATGGACTCCCACGTTTATACCGATTACGATATTCCGGCTTATTACGATTCTCTGATCGGTAAATTAGTCGTGTGGGCACCCGATCGCGCTGGCGCGATCAGCCGTATGAAACGCGCCCTGCGGGAGTGCGCGATCACTGGATTACCCACTACAATTAGTTTCCATCAAAAAATTCTGGAAAACCCCGCCTTTCTCAAAGGTGAAGTTTATACCAATTTCGTCGAGCAAATGATGCTGCAAAACGAAGGAGGGCAGAAGAAGGGATGA
- a CDS encoding type II CAAX endopeptidase family protein, translated as MRLFFAEAPAFLRAIAFFLAWIGCWLPVGIPVAIALNWHPPKPLEAAQKLPLLAPLYLIAPLLLWGIARLEGVSFSSYGLNWQPSILISLLLGLALGVISIIGIFTIEWALGWISWRWKNASQLLPTLATTLLLGLWISGTEELIFRGFLVTELQQDYSIWVTAIVSSLIFAVLHLVWEIRETLPQLPGLWLMGMVLVLARWIDNGYLGLAWGLHAGWIWGIATTDTAQLIKYTGKVSPWMTGLAEKPLAGASGIFCLLATIGVLLYFSRL; from the coding sequence ATGCGGTTGTTTTTTGCTGAAGCTCCAGCATTCTTGAGAGCGATCGCTTTTTTTTTAGCTTGGATTGGATGTTGGTTGCCCGTAGGTATTCCCGTGGCAATTGCCCTTAATTGGCATCCGCCAAAGCCTTTGGAGGCAGCACAAAAGCTGCCTTTATTGGCACCTCTTTATCTGATTGCACCCCTTTTATTGTGGGGAATCGCCAGGCTGGAGGGAGTGTCTTTCTCAAGTTATGGATTAAATTGGCAACCCTCTATTTTAATTTCTCTCTTGCTGGGATTAGCTTTAGGGGTAATTAGTATTATTGGTATATTTACCATTGAATGGGCGCTGGGTTGGATTAGTTGGCGCTGGAAAAATGCCAGCCAACTTTTGCCGACTTTGGCAACAACTTTATTATTAGGGTTATGGATTAGCGGGACAGAGGAGTTAATTTTTCGAGGCTTCTTAGTAACCGAACTTCAGCAGGATTATTCTATCTGGGTAACAGCGATCGTTTCTAGTTTGATTTTTGCCGTATTACACCTAGTTTGGGAAATTCGCGAAACTTTGCCGCAATTACCAGGGCTTTGGTTGATGGGAATGGTGTTAGTATTGGCTCGTTGGATTGATAATGGTTACTTAGGTTTGGCTTGGGGTTTACACGCCGGTTGGATTTGGGGTATTGCCACTACCGATACGGCACAATTGATTAAGTATACGGGGAAAGTTTCTCCCTGGATGACTGGTTTAGCTGAGAAACCTTTAGCTGGCGCATCGGGAATTTTCTGTTTATTGGCAACAATCGGAGTTTTATTATACTTTTCACGGTTATAG
- a CDS encoding pentapeptide repeat-containing protein, producing the protein MEVSELISLYEQGNRNFADVDLSGSDLSGIVLTGVNLTGANLRGANLCRAYLIKSDLSGAYLNWANLTFAKMGDTKLVEADLMKAQLNGAFFVKSKLPGANLSGANLKGANFRGANLWGANLCGANLERINLRSANLSGANLNWANLRGARLSGAMLYGCLLNGVQFSKALLNGVDLSGVELERIDFSYAKLSGVNLEGANLIGANLREALLRSANLTGADLTGANLTKACLEKANLKWTRLNEADLTDADLTDASLIGANVEGTQFAKSILPTDSKNFLYLNAN; encoded by the coding sequence ATGGAAGTTAGCGAACTCATCAGTCTTTACGAACAAGGAAATAGAAATTTTGCTGATGTAGATTTAAGTGGCTCTGATTTATCAGGAATCGTCTTAACAGGTGTAAACCTTACAGGTGCGAATCTCAGAGGGGCTAATCTTTGTCGAGCTTATTTAATAAAATCAGATTTAAGTGGAGCTTACTTAAATTGGGCTAATCTGACTTTTGCTAAAATGGGAGACACTAAACTAGTAGAAGCAGATTTAATGAAAGCTCAACTTAATGGAGCTTTTTTTGTTAAATCAAAATTACCAGGAGCAAACCTCAGCGGCGCCAATCTCAAAGGTGCTAATTTTCGAGGTGCTAATCTTTGGGGTGCAAATCTATGCGGGGCAAATTTGGAGAGAATAAATCTGCGGAGTGCAAATCTCAGCGGGGCTAATTTGAACTGGGCAAATTTACGCGGTGCAAGACTGAGTGGTGCGATGCTTTACGGATGCTTGTTAAATGGTGTTCAGTTTAGTAAGGCATTGTTGAATGGTGTAGATTTAAGTGGTGTTGAATTAGAAAGAATAGATTTTAGCTATGCTAAATTGAGTGGAGTAAATCTAGAAGGTGCTAATTTAATTGGCGCGAATCTCAGGGAAGCGTTGCTTCGTAGCGCGAATTTGACAGGTGCAGATTTGACAGGTGCAAATTTAACAAAAGCTTGTTTGGAAAAGGCAAATCTAAAATGGACGAGATTAAATGAAGCAGATTTGACAGATGCTGACTTGACAGATGCAAGTTTAATTGGTGCAAATGTTGAAGGTACTCAATTTGCCAAATCGATTCTACCGACGGATAGCAAAAATTTTTTATATTTAAATGCTAATTAA
- a CDS encoding AbrB family transcriptional regulator yields MTETVTAPLTGKALLQKVKELSHLSRRETAKACGYYSVTKNNETRVNLTDFYDALLAARGIPLDPDSSKDGRGREATYRVSVHKNGQIVIGSTYTEAMGLKPGDEFEIKLGYKHIHLIQVDADKNGSTNGKGSASSDESDDEE; encoded by the coding sequence ATGACTGAAACTGTAACAGCACCACTAACAGGAAAGGCACTACTTCAAAAAGTCAAAGAACTTTCCCATTTATCGCGCCGGGAAACCGCTAAGGCTTGTGGCTACTATAGCGTTACTAAAAATAATGAGACTCGCGTTAACTTAACAGATTTTTATGACGCTTTGCTAGCAGCACGGGGTATTCCTCTCGACCCAGACTCTTCAAAAGACGGTCGCGGTCGGGAAGCTACTTATCGGGTAAGCGTCCATAAAAACGGCCAAATCGTGATAGGTTCTACCTATACAGAGGCAATGGGATTAAAACCAGGCGATGAATTTGAAATCAAGTTGGGCTACAAGCACATTCACTTGATCCAAGTTGACGCTGATAAAAATGGTTCGACAAATGGTAAGGGATCTGCCTCCTCTGATGAATCCGACGACGAGGAATAA
- a CDS encoding biopolymer transporter Tol produces the protein MAVSFPHGWQRGAIGLFMTFLAVGCSEIQIPLGSTSLNSFYNEEQPTLSGNGRFLAFVSNRNGRRRILLYDLQEQRLSDLPGLNRSGSIAQSPSLSYTGRYIAYLADRNGKPAIAVYDRTTRHSQPLTLWYRGQVRNPNISPDGRYIVFESGRRGEWDIELIDRGPDIELDTPSSPPVNQF, from the coding sequence ATGGCCGTATCCTTCCCCCACGGTTGGCAAAGGGGGGCTATAGGCTTATTTATGACTTTCTTAGCCGTAGGATGTAGCGAGATTCAAATCCCTCTTGGTTCAACATCCTTGAATAGTTTTTACAATGAGGAACAACCGACGTTGAGTGGCAACGGTCGGTTTTTAGCTTTTGTTTCTAATCGAAATGGTCGGCGGCGGATTTTGTTGTACGATTTGCAAGAACAAAGGCTATCTGATTTACCTGGTTTAAATCGTTCGGGTTCGATCGCTCAAAGTCCCAGCCTCAGTTATACCGGGCGCTACATCGCTTATCTGGCCGATCGCAACGGTAAACCAGCCATTGCTGTTTACGATCGCACTACCCGACATTCCCAACCCCTCACGCTATGGTATCGAGGACAAGTGAGAAATCCCAATATCAGTCCTGACGGTCGTTATATCGTGTTTGAAAGCGGTAGGCGCGGTGAATGGGATATTGAATTAATCGATCGAGGGCCGGATATTGAATTGGACACACCGAGTAGTCCACCAGTTAATCAATTTTAG
- the cbiE gene encoding precorrin-6y C5,15-methyltransferase (decarboxylating) subunit CbiE produces MSVHVVGIGLDGASGLTESVKQIVERATLLVGSDRHLNYFPNHPAERIYFGDITSAIRQISRRLSGNEIIVILVTGDPLFFGLGRLLLAELPPDELTFHPHISSIQLAFNRIKLPWQDARVISAHGRSFDELTEVLQQGASKIAVLTDEIHSPHAIARLLLSLDLPSQYQFWICENLGGMDERVECLPMADVLDRTFAPLNVVVLLRQTNSSVEEINLETLPTIGLPDSSFLCFSDRPGLMTKREIRILILGELALKDGQTIWDVGAGTGSVSIEIARLFPTSSVYAIEKTSAGTALIEQNCRRLQVNNVISIHGNAPSILYQLAQPDRIFIGGSGGNLREILNICGVQLVSSGVLVLALATLEHLNIALDWLSEREWNYQLLQVNLSRSVPVGSLTRFSPLNPVTILTASKK; encoded by the coding sequence TGGTGCATCTGGGCTTACCGAATCGGTAAAGCAAATTGTGGAAAGAGCTACCTTATTAGTAGGAAGCGATCGCCACTTGAATTATTTTCCCAACCACCCAGCAGAACGAATTTACTTTGGCGATATCACATCGGCAATTCGGCAAATTTCCCGCCGTTTGTCTGGGAATGAAATAATAGTAATTTTGGTGACGGGCGATCCTTTATTTTTTGGGTTAGGGCGTCTGCTACTGGCGGAACTTCCACCAGATGAATTAACTTTTCATCCTCATATCAGTTCTATTCAACTAGCTTTCAATCGAATCAAATTACCTTGGCAAGATGCGCGGGTAATTAGCGCTCACGGACGTTCTTTTGATGAGCTTACCGAAGTATTGCAGCAAGGTGCAAGCAAAATAGCCGTGCTGACGGATGAAATTCATTCTCCCCACGCCATAGCACGCCTGCTACTATCTTTAGATTTACCCAGTCAATACCAATTTTGGATTTGCGAAAACTTAGGCGGTATGGATGAACGGGTAGAGTGTTTGCCAATGGCAGATGTGCTAGATCGCACCTTTGCCCCCTTAAATGTAGTGGTATTACTGCGGCAAACTAACTCATCTGTAGAGGAAATAAATTTAGAAACCCTACCGACAATTGGGTTACCCGATTCTAGCTTTCTTTGTTTTAGCGATCGTCCTGGCTTGATGACCAAGCGAGAAATTCGCATCTTAATTTTAGGAGAACTAGCATTAAAAGACGGTCAAACCATCTGGGATGTGGGTGCAGGGACTGGTTCGGTTTCCATTGAAATTGCTCGACTATTTCCCACCTCATCAGTGTACGCGATCGAAAAAACCTCTGCCGGTACCGCCTTGATCGAGCAAAATTGTCGCCGCTTACAAGTAAACAACGTGATTTCCATTCACGGTAATGCTCCTAGCATTTTATATCAGCTAGCCCAGCCCGATCGCATTTTCATCGGTGGTAGTGGTGGCAATTTAAGAGAAATTTTAAATATCTGTGGCGTTCAACTAGTTTCTAGCGGCGTATTAGTGTTAGCTCTTGCCACTTTAGAACATCTTAATATCGCTCTCGACTGGTTGAGCGAAAGAGAATGGAATTACCAATTATTACAAGTTAACTTATCTCGCTCTGTACCAGTCGGATCTTTAACCCGGTTTTCTCCCCTCAATCCCGTGACGATTTTGACTGCCAGTAAAAAATAA
- a CDS encoding trypsin-like peptidase domain-containing protein, whose protein sequence is MNTKLLPLFASTILAARAVIGLTGISAIAISSLVPLYSTTAYAQDVDEQTNVRVYQRASPAVVSIGVGNITGSGSIISPDGLVLTNAHVVQNIRRNLTVSLADGRRFPADVLAFANNGVDLAVVKIRGASNLPTVRLARSGGVQVGQRAFAIGNPFGRFAGTFTVGIVSRIDRDRGLIQTDAAINPGNSGGPLLNSQGELIGVNTAIFTNSRAGGNIGIGFAIGVDRIQPFLTAVRSGRASRVATRQSRPTGVREAQQIVLNGRIINDRLGPGDNVLPVDNSFFKVYRFEGSAGQQVVIDMRSQEIDPFLILVAPNGRELAQDDDSGGGKNARIVATLPISGTYFLLANSYQAGESGTYALRALASATRRRTGYGEF, encoded by the coding sequence ATGAACACCAAACTACTACCTTTATTTGCTTCAACTATATTAGCTGCTAGAGCGGTCATTGGTTTGACTGGGATTAGCGCTATCGCCATATCCAGTCTAGTACCGCTCTATTCAACTACTGCGTATGCTCAAGATGTTGACGAACAAACAAACGTGCGGGTTTATCAACGAGCTAGTCCGGCAGTAGTATCGATCGGCGTCGGTAATATCACCGGAAGTGGCAGCATTATTAGCCCAGATGGTTTAGTTTTGACAAATGCCCACGTAGTACAAAACATCCGTCGGAATCTCACCGTTAGTTTAGCTGATGGGAGACGATTTCCCGCCGATGTGCTTGCCTTTGCTAATAACGGCGTTGACTTAGCAGTAGTGAAAATTCGCGGTGCGAGTAATTTGCCTACCGTTCGGTTAGCCCGTTCGGGTGGAGTGCAGGTGGGTCAGCGAGCCTTCGCGATCGGCAATCCATTCGGCAGATTTGCCGGGACTTTTACGGTTGGGATTGTCAGTCGCATCGATCGCGATCGCGGTCTAATTCAAACCGATGCTGCCATCAATCCCGGCAATTCGGGAGGGCCACTCCTCAACAGCCAAGGAGAATTAATCGGCGTCAATACGGCCATTTTTACTAACAGTCGGGCTGGTGGCAATATTGGCATTGGATTTGCGATCGGTGTAGACCGCATTCAACCTTTTCTAACCGCCGTGCGTTCCGGTCGCGCTTCGAGAGTAGCTACTCGGCAATCAAGACCAACTGGGGTAAGAGAAGCTCAACAAATAGTATTGAACGGACGCATCATCAACGACCGACTTGGCCCTGGCGATAACGTTTTACCTGTAGATAACAGCTTTTTCAAAGTTTACAGGTTTGAAGGAAGTGCCGGTCAACAGGTGGTGATTGATATGAGAAGCCAGGAAATCGACCCATTTTTGATTTTAGTAGCACCCAATGGTCGCGAACTTGCCCAAGATGACGACTCCGGAGGTGGTAAAAATGCCAGGATTGTAGCCACTTTACCGATTTCAGGCACTTATTTTTTACTTGCCAATTCATATCAGGCAGGCGAATCCGGTACTTACGCTTTACGAGCTTTGGCTAGTGCTACTCGTCGCCGGACTGGTTACGGGGAATTTTAG
- a CDS encoding Ycf66 family protein: protein MINVNFNLASMSGIVLAVAGTALYAMRSWRPELSRDHDIFFSAVSLLCGGILLVYGWRFDPIMQFGQVLLTGATIFFAVENVRLRKVSTEQAKRNTPIVDDERRVSREYKVYRADLEELAPPEEDIDISRPRIRGSQDSRSSRNGYDSQNRRRPSSRGSDLDRIGSEGEVRRKRRPRPEIPPELKDDWGDVREDTSNDEEVSARRPSNRPPRSDNRRPETTSSRPRRRSATDVSSERPTRSTETKPTGDYVDYQPINPNEEEDNSSNFDY, encoded by the coding sequence ATGATCAACGTTAATTTTAATTTAGCGAGTATGTCTGGTATTGTTCTGGCAGTAGCCGGAACAGCCTTATACGCTATGAGATCCTGGCGTCCAGAACTATCCAGAGATCACGACATCTTTTTTTCAGCCGTCTCTTTACTCTGCGGCGGTATTTTGCTGGTATATGGATGGCGGTTCGATCCGATCATGCAGTTCGGTCAGGTTTTGCTGACAGGAGCTACCATTTTCTTCGCTGTCGAAAATGTTCGTTTGCGGAAAGTTTCCACAGAACAAGCAAAACGCAATACACCTATTGTGGATGACGAACGCCGTGTTAGTAGAGAATATAAAGTTTATCGGGCTGACCTAGAAGAATTAGCTCCTCCAGAAGAAGATATTGATATCAGCCGTCCCCGCATTCGAGGTAGTCAAGATAGCCGCTCCTCGCGCAACGGTTATGATAGCCAAAACCGTCGTCGGCCTTCTAGTCGGGGGTCGGATTTAGATAGAATCGGATCGGAAGGGGAAGTCCGCCGCAAACGTCGTCCCCGTCCGGAAATTCCGCCGGAACTGAAAGATGATTGGGGAGATGTGAGAGAAGATACCAGCAATGATGAAGAAGTATCTGCTCGCCGTCCTTCTAACCGTCCTCCTCGCTCCGACAACCGCAGACCGGAAACAACTTCTTCTCGTCCCCGCCGTCGTTCTGCTACGGATGTCTCTTCCGAACGCCCAACCAGAAGCACAGAGACTAAACCAACAGGGGACTATGTTGATTATCAGCCCATCAATCCTAATGAAGAAGAAGATAACTCCAGTAATTTCGATTACTAA
- a CDS encoding succinate dehydrogenase/fumarate reductase iron-sulfur subunit has protein sequence MQVLFKIFRQSQNTPYRFQTYILDVQPGNTILECLNRIKWEQDGTLAFRKNCRNTICGSCAMRIDGRSALACKENVGDELARLKKSATNDIPSQSLPEITIEPMGNMPVLKDLVVDMKSFWDNLEAVEPYVSTGARKIPEREFLQTPEERAKLDQTGNCILCGACYSECNAREVNSDFVGPHALAKAYRMVADSRDGETETRLEKYNRGTQGVWGCTRCFYCNAVCPMDVAPMDQIGKIKGEILDRKNEQASRSIRHRKVLIDLVKEGGWIDERKFGLQVVGNYLKDIKGLVSLGPLGLRMLMRGKFPLDFHPSEGTEQVRALIESVRDVNYLR, from the coding sequence ATGCAAGTCCTATTTAAAATTTTTAGGCAAAGTCAAAATACGCCTTATCGCTTTCAGACTTATATTTTGGATGTTCAGCCTGGAAATACGATTCTAGAGTGTCTAAATCGCATCAAATGGGAGCAAGATGGGACTTTAGCTTTTCGGAAAAATTGCCGCAATACTATTTGTGGGAGTTGCGCGATGCGGATCGATGGTCGCTCGGCGTTAGCTTGCAAAGAAAATGTGGGGGATGAACTAGCTAGACTAAAAAAATCAGCTACTAATGATATACCTTCTCAATCTTTACCAGAAATTACCATTGAGCCGATGGGAAATATGCCAGTACTGAAAGATTTGGTAGTGGATATGAAGAGTTTCTGGGACAATCTAGAGGCTGTCGAGCCTTATGTTAGTACTGGCGCAAGGAAAATCCCAGAACGAGAATTTCTACAAACTCCGGAAGAAAGAGCCAAGCTAGACCAAACTGGTAATTGTATTCTTTGCGGTGCTTGTTATTCGGAATGCAATGCTCGCGAGGTTAACTCTGATTTTGTCGGGCCTCATGCGTTGGCAAAAGCTTATCGCATGGTAGCAGATTCTCGCGATGGGGAAACCGAAACTCGATTAGAAAAATACAATCGAGGTACTCAAGGAGTATGGGGTTGCACTCGCTGCTTTTACTGTAATGCGGTTTGCCCGATGGATGTCGCGCCGATGGATCAGATTGGCAAAATTAAGGGGGAAATTCTCGATCGCAAAAACGAACAAGCCAGTCGGTCAATTCGCCACCGCAAGGTATTGATCGACCTGGTAAAAGAAGGAGGCTGGATCGACGAACGGAAATTTGGCCTACAAGTGGTTGGTAACTATTTAAAAGATATAAAAGGTTTGGTTAGCTTGGGGCCATTAGGATTGAGGATGCTGATGCGCGGGAAATTCCCACTGGATTTTCATCCTTCCGAAGGAACCGAACAAGTGCGAGCGCTCATCGAATCCGTTCGAGATGTGAACTACCTACGCTGA
- a CDS encoding zinc ribbon domain-containing protein: MLRPIFYFLSYKLDREGKVLVEIDRWFPSSKLCSNCHYQVGEMPLDVRTWICPSCGTHHDRDGNAAINIRAEGIGMLSVLGTRTAADGGDVSPKRGRKSKLRQSPVKSEACAVLEESA; this comes from the coding sequence TTGTTGCGCCCGATATTTTATTTCCTCTCATACAAGCTAGACCGTGAAGGTAAGGTGCTGGTAGAAATTGACCGATGGTTTCCCAGTTCTAAACTCTGCTCTAATTGTCACTATCAGGTGGGGGAAATGCCCCTAGATGTCAGGACTTGGATTTGTCCGAGTTGCGGTACTCATCACGATCGAGACGGTAATGCTGCCATCAATATCAGAGCAGAGGGAATCGGAATGTTATCGGTCTTGGGAACCAGGACTGCTGCTGATGGAGGGGATGTGAGTCCGAAGCGAGGACGTAAGTCTAAGCTAAGGCAATCCCCCGTGAAGTCAGAAGCCTGCGCTGTACTCGAAGAGTCAGCGTAG
- a CDS encoding photosystem II reaction center X protein translates to MTPSLANFLYSLLAGLLIVVIPVVVGLVFISQKDKIQRS, encoded by the coding sequence ATGACACCTTCATTAGCAAATTTCCTGTACAGCTTGCTCGCTGGTTTATTAATTGTCGTGATTCCTGTAGTAGTTGGCTTAGTATTTATTAGCCAAAAAGATAAAATTCAGCGTTCCTAG
- a CDS encoding YggT family protein, giving the protein MTSTFVVSFILGSLLGIMTLLFILRIVLTWYPQINLNQFPWNAIAWPTEPFLAITRKVIPPLGGVDITPIIWVGICSLLREILIGQQGLLTMMANR; this is encoded by the coding sequence ATGACAAGTACCTTCGTTGTTAGTTTCATTCTCGGTTCCCTGCTGGGAATCATGACTCTCCTGTTTATCTTGCGGATCGTACTAACTTGGTATCCCCAAATCAATCTCAATCAATTTCCTTGGAACGCGATCGCTTGGCCAACAGAACCTTTTCTCGCCATCACTAGAAAAGTTATCCCACCTTTAGGAGGCGTGGACATTACTCCCATTATCTGGGTGGGAATTTGTAGCCTGTTGCGGGAAATCCTGATCGGGCAGCAAGGACTATTAACCATGATGGCCAATCGCTGA
- the cutA gene encoding divalent-cation tolerance protein CutA — protein MENRLEKISCTVVLVTTPDREEAETIAQNLVESKLAACVSFMPINSIYTWQGKVNKDEEWQLLIKTDLSKFESLAARIKELHSYEVPEIIALPLVAGFAPYLGWISEQVGGK, from the coding sequence ATGGAAAATAGATTAGAAAAAATAAGTTGCACAGTGGTATTGGTAACGACTCCTGACCGGGAAGAAGCGGAAACGATCGCGCAAAATTTGGTAGAATCAAAACTAGCAGCTTGTGTCAGCTTCATGCCTATTAATTCAATTTACACTTGGCAAGGAAAAGTGAATAAAGATGAGGAATGGCAATTGCTAATTAAAACGGATTTGAGTAAATTTGAATCTCTGGCAGCCAGAATAAAAGAGTTGCATTCTTATGAAGTCCCGGAAATTATTGCTTTGCCTTTAGTTGCTGGTTTTGCACCTTATCTAGGGTGGATTTCCGAGCAAGTAGGGGGAAAGTAA
- a CDS encoding Tol biopolymer transporter periplasmic protein has protein sequence MVLKKSKSCLFVLITAIATVNLNGCSGYPIAQPLPFDVGENSINSPGGDVEPQISGRYIVFSSDRRRRQNIYLYDVVEKRLIDLPGLNAPDAIASHPSASQDGRYIVFATTRQGRSGIALYDRQTRQLRNLTANLPAEVRNPTISADGNIVAFESSIRGQWDILVYDRFGRRLNLPIDPR, from the coding sequence ATGGTACTTAAAAAATCAAAATCTTGTCTGTTCGTGCTAATTACTGCTATTGCTACCGTTAACTTGAATGGTTGTAGCGGTTATCCGATCGCGCAACCACTTCCTTTTGATGTAGGAGAAAACTCGATTAACAGTCCGGGCGGGGATGTGGAACCGCAAATTAGCGGTCGTTACATCGTGTTTAGTTCTGACCGTCGGCGGCGTCAAAATATTTATCTTTATGATGTAGTAGAAAAGCGGTTGATCGATTTGCCGGGATTAAACGCACCAGATGCGATCGCATCTCATCCATCAGCTTCTCAAGATGGTCGTTACATCGTCTTCGCTACTACTCGCCAAGGTAGATCCGGTATTGCTCTTTACGATCGACAAACCCGTCAATTACGAAACTTAACCGCTAATCTGCCAGCAGAAGTCAGAAATCCCACCATTAGTGCCGACGGCAATATAGTTGCTTTTGAATCGAGTATCCGGGGTCAATGGGATATTTTAGTATACGATCGCTTTGGCAGACGGTTGAACTTACCGATCGACCCTCGTTAA